Proteins co-encoded in one Zymomonas mobilis subsp. mobilis ATCC 10988 genomic window:
- the thiC gene encoding phosphomethylpyrimidine synthase ThiC codes for MADISDQNIPGHVTTGPIRGSRKIYVEGKNGIRVAMREIDLEPSANEPPVRVYDCSGPYTDPNIKIDIAAGLKPLRREWILARGDVESYEGREIKPEDNGQLGPDRSGGVPPFPNVNHHPLRAKAGANVTQMHYAKKGIVTPEMEYIAIRENCGRAQMKEAMIRDGESFGANIPDFITPEFVRDEIAEGRAVIAANINHPEAEPMIIGRNFLVKINANIGNSAVASDVAAEVEKMVWAIRWGADTVMDLSTGRNIHDTREWILRNSPVPIGTVPIYQALEKVNGIAENLTWEVFRDTLIEQAEQGVDYFTIHAGVRLAYIPLTANRITGIVSRGGSIMAKWCLAHHQENFLYTHFEDICEILKRYDIAFSLGDGLRPGCIADANDRAQFAELETLGELTKIAWKHDVQVMIEGPGHVPMHKIKPNMDKELVACHEAPFYTLGPLTTDIAPGYDHITSAIGAAMIGWYGTAMLCYVTPKEHLGLPDRDDVKVGVVTYKLAAHAADLAKGHPTAHFRDNALSRARFEFRWKDQFNLSLDPDTAESFHDQTLPAEGAKAAHFCSMCGPKFCSMKITQEVREFAAQGMEEMSDQFKEKGGEIYLPAAE; via the coding sequence ATGGCTGATATTTCCGATCAGAATATTCCCGGTCACGTCACGACCGGTCCGATTCGTGGTTCCCGTAAAATTTACGTTGAAGGTAAAAATGGCATTCGCGTGGCTATGCGCGAAATCGACCTTGAGCCTTCTGCCAATGAACCACCCGTTCGTGTCTATGATTGTTCGGGACCTTATACTGATCCCAATATTAAAATCGACATTGCCGCTGGTTTAAAACCGCTTCGCCGTGAATGGATTTTGGCGCGCGGTGATGTTGAAAGTTACGAAGGTCGCGAAATTAAACCCGAAGATAATGGCCAGTTGGGCCCTGATCGTTCGGGCGGCGTGCCACCTTTCCCCAATGTAAACCATCATCCTTTGCGTGCCAAAGCGGGTGCCAATGTCACCCAGATGCATTATGCCAAAAAAGGCATTGTCACGCCGGAAATGGAATATATTGCTATTCGTGAAAATTGCGGTCGTGCCCAGATGAAAGAGGCGATGATCCGTGATGGCGAAAGTTTTGGCGCGAATATTCCTGATTTTATCACGCCTGAATTTGTTCGTGACGAAATCGCCGAAGGTCGTGCAGTTATTGCCGCCAATATCAACCATCCTGAAGCAGAACCGATGATTATTGGCCGGAATTTTCTGGTTAAAATCAACGCCAATATCGGTAATTCAGCAGTGGCCTCGGATGTCGCAGCCGAAGTCGAAAAAATGGTCTGGGCCATTCGTTGGGGTGCCGACACGGTGATGGATCTGTCCACTGGACGGAATATCCACGATACTCGCGAATGGATTTTGCGGAATAGTCCTGTTCCGATTGGAACGGTGCCGATTTATCAGGCTTTGGAAAAAGTAAATGGTATTGCTGAAAATCTGACATGGGAAGTTTTCAGAGATACCTTGATCGAACAAGCCGAGCAGGGTGTTGATTATTTCACCATTCATGCCGGTGTTCGTTTGGCCTATATTCCGTTAACGGCAAACCGTATTACCGGTATTGTCAGCCGCGGCGGTTCGATCATGGCAAAATGGTGTTTGGCACATCATCAGGAAAATTTCCTCTACACCCATTTTGAAGACATCTGCGAAATCCTGAAACGCTATGATATTGCCTTTTCTTTGGGCGATGGTTTGCGTCCGGGTTGTATTGCGGATGCCAATGATCGCGCCCAATTCGCTGAATTGGAAACATTGGGCGAATTGACCAAAATTGCATGGAAGCATGATGTTCAGGTTATGATTGAAGGCCCGGGTCATGTCCCGATGCACAAGATCAAGCCGAATATGGATAAGGAATTGGTCGCTTGCCATGAAGCGCCTTTCTACACCTTGGGGCCGTTGACGACGGATATCGCCCCTGGTTACGATCATATCACCTCGGCAATCGGTGCGGCCATGATCGGATGGTATGGCACGGCGATGCTGTGCTATGTTACCCCGAAAGAACATTTAGGTTTGCCTGACCGTGATGATGTGAAAGTCGGTGTTGTGACCTATAAGCTGGCGGCGCATGCAGCTGACTTGGCGAAAGGGCATCCGACAGCGCATTTCCGCGATAATGCTTTGTCTCGCGCGCGTTTTGAATTCCGGTGGAAAGATCAGTTCAATTTGAGCCTCGATCCCGATACCGCAGAATCCTTCCATGATCAGACCTTGCCCGCAGAAGGGGCGAAAGCTGCCCATTTCTGTTCGATGTGTGGCCCGAAATTCTGCTCGATGAAAATCACGCAGGAAGTTCGTGAATTCGCCGCGCAAGGCATGGAAGAAATGAGCGATCAGTTCAAAGAAAAAGGCGGGGAAATCTACCTTCCTGCCGCGGAATAA
- a CDS encoding cell division protein ZapA, whose product MAQVDIIIGGRNYQLACRDGDENRLRFLADIVDKEVAKVSEQLHVAGDIRRLMLASLLLADQNEDIKSEASDAESQNQQLQQQKDQLTESLKLCQEKLKMEQEEKERLAVLIEDYAERMENIVNRLDDEAQAS is encoded by the coding sequence ATGGCGCAAGTAGATATAATAATTGGCGGGCGTAATTATCAGCTGGCCTGCCGCGATGGTGATGAAAACCGCCTTCGCTTCCTTGCTGATATTGTCGATAAAGAAGTCGCAAAGGTCAGCGAACAACTCCATGTCGCAGGCGATATCAGACGTTTAATGCTGGCCTCTTTGTTGCTGGCCGATCAAAATGAAGACATCAAAAGCGAAGCCAGCGATGCAGAATCCCAAAATCAACAGCTCCAGCAGCAAAAAGATCAACTGACGGAAAGCCTAAAACTTTGTCAGGAAAAGCTAAAAATGGAGCAAGAGGAAAAAGAACGACTGGCAGTTTTGATCGAAGACTATGCAGAAAGAATGGAAAATATCGTAAATCGCCTTGATGATGAAGCGCAAGCATCCTAA
- the tkt gene encoding transketolase: protein MSVPYRHLANAIRALSMDAIQAANSGHPGLPMGMADVATILFGRYLKFNPKDPTWPDRDRFVLSGGHGCMLLYSLLYLTGYDEPSLEDIQNFRQLGSRCAGHPENTLLSGVEATTGPLGQGIGMAAGMALAERHLKAQFGEDIVNHRVWTIAGDGCLMEGINHEVVGIAARLGLGNLNVLWDDNGITIDGDVTISRKEDVMARHRACGWHVVACDGHNTESIIKAMDEAIADPRPSLIACRTTIGYGSPGKQGTAAAHGTPLGEEEILLTREALEWTSPDFTVPHHILKKWKELGTRHLDEYHAWKERLEANKDKDEFLRITKGQLPQDFDLTDHKNNIISSAMPMATRKASEMALSVLIRQLPELVGGSADLTPSNNTKPKGMTTLSSADYGGRYIHYGIREFGMATVMNGLALHGGVIPYGGTFLAFSDYSRPAIRLSALQKTRVVYVMTHDSIGVGEDGPTHQPIEQVMSLRLIPNLRVFRPADSVETAECWELALKNIDGPSLIVLSRQNLPLLRESADENLSARGAYRLRSAVAKRRVILMATGSEVSLAVEVADLLETAGFGADVVSMPSWTLFDQQPESYRNDVLPDQPQSTILRVSIEAGTTIGWERYTGINGLRYGIDVFGASAPANDLYAHFGLTAVGITNKVLAAIAGKSAR, encoded by the coding sequence ATGTCTGTTCCGTATCGACACCTCGCTAATGCCATTCGTGCCTTGTCGATGGATGCTATCCAGGCCGCTAATAGCGGGCATCCGGGGTTGCCGATGGGTATGGCAGATGTCGCAACCATCCTCTTTGGGCGCTATTTAAAATTTAACCCCAAAGATCCGACATGGCCGGATCGTGACCGCTTTGTCTTGTCCGGTGGTCATGGATGTATGCTGCTTTATTCCCTGTTATATTTGACTGGATATGATGAACCTAGCTTAGAGGACATCCAGAATTTCCGGCAGCTGGGTAGCCGTTGCGCGGGTCATCCTGAAAATACTTTGCTGTCAGGGGTTGAAGCAACTACGGGCCCTCTGGGACAGGGAATCGGGATGGCGGCTGGAATGGCCTTGGCTGAACGTCATTTGAAGGCTCAATTCGGTGAAGATATCGTTAATCACCGTGTTTGGACCATTGCCGGTGACGGATGCCTGATGGAAGGTATTAACCATGAAGTTGTTGGGATTGCGGCTAGACTGGGCTTAGGAAATCTTAATGTTTTGTGGGATGATAACGGTATCACCATCGATGGTGACGTTACTATTTCACGCAAAGAAGACGTGATGGCGCGTCATCGTGCCTGTGGTTGGCATGTTGTGGCTTGTGATGGTCATAATACAGAATCCATTATCAAGGCCATGGATGAAGCTATTGCTGATCCTAGACCTTCCTTGATCGCTTGCCGGACAACGATTGGTTATGGTTCCCCAGGAAAACAGGGGACGGCGGCCGCTCATGGAACGCCATTAGGGGAAGAAGAAATTCTGTTGACCCGTGAGGCTTTGGAATGGACTAGCCCTGACTTTACTGTCCCCCATCACATCCTGAAAAAATGGAAAGAACTGGGCACGCGTCATCTTGACGAATATCACGCATGGAAAGAGCGCCTTGAGGCGAATAAAGATAAAGACGAATTTTTGCGGATCACTAAGGGGCAGTTGCCGCAAGATTTTGATCTGACAGACCATAAGAACAATATCATCAGCTCGGCTATGCCGATGGCAACTCGTAAAGCCTCGGAAATGGCTTTGAGCGTTCTGATTCGTCAGTTACCGGAATTGGTTGGCGGTTCGGCTGATCTTACGCCGTCTAATAATACCAAGCCCAAGGGCATGACGACCCTATCGTCAGCTGATTATGGCGGTCGCTACATCCATTACGGTATTCGTGAATTCGGGATGGCGACGGTGATGAATGGTCTGGCCCTTCATGGTGGGGTTATTCCTTATGGCGGTACTTTCCTTGCCTTTTCTGATTATAGCCGCCCTGCAATCCGACTGTCGGCTTTGCAAAAGACAAGAGTCGTCTATGTCATGACCCATGATTCGATCGGTGTTGGGGAAGATGGCCCGACTCATCAGCCGATTGAACAAGTTATGTCTTTGCGTTTGATTCCTAATTTAAGAGTTTTCCGGCCTGCTGATTCGGTTGAAACGGCAGAATGTTGGGAACTGGCCTTGAAAAATATTGATGGCCCCTCATTAATAGTTTTGTCCCGTCAGAACTTACCGTTGCTACGCGAATCGGCGGATGAAAATCTTTCGGCGCGCGGGGCTTATCGTCTCCGGTCGGCTGTTGCCAAAAGGCGGGTTATTTTGATGGCAACAGGATCAGAGGTTTCCTTGGCTGTTGAGGTCGCAGACCTCCTAGAAACAGCAGGTTTTGGGGCAGATGTCGTGTCGATGCCGAGTTGGACCTTGTTCGATCAACAACCCGAATCCTATCGTAATGACGTTTTGCCCGATCAGCCTCAATCGACAATTTTACGCGTTTCGATCGAAGCAGGGACGACAATTGGCTGGGAACGGTATACTGGAATAAATGGTCTTCGTTATGGTATTGATGTTTTTGGTGCATCGGCCCCGGCGAATGATCTATATGCTCATTTCGGCTTGACCGCAGTCGGCATCACGAACAAGGTGTTGGCCGCGATCGCCGGTAAGTCGGCACGTTAA
- a CDS encoding TonB-dependent receptor, whose translation MRKIAFSCCWLTLSSLLPGIALGATPSLEKAQTETTKADSVPEVTNKTTNGKEADKGADLVVTARQTHSEQSVSHVEIQRLLPGLNPVKAIAILPGVVFTNADPWGNNEQNSSLFIHGFSKNQLGYTMDGVPLGDQDYGNYNGLSPQRAMISENTKSASLSSGAGALGTASTSNLGGTLEFLTSDPLSRAGGQISQTFGSYSTYRTFARIDTGEFGDGNKAYVSWARQDAKAWDFNGHQGGNQVNAKFIHQDDSNKLTLYFDWSKKIEPNEDGVVMPSSIYVRPSMYPDFNYAQNYLSASGATPAAAGLNYRNYYSDAQREDFLGYIKFTHDFSDNVSWDNQFYYHHNAGVGVVAGPIQAAGLPALFEAYFPGQNLKSVFGNSGYATRTTEYLDNRGGLMSTLHYKTGKHSIEVGGWYERNDNTQARNWYALDVNSPSTPYQRPKNPLIRQYKNAFYTDTFVTHLQDTWRITHNLTLQAGFKSELVYTDGKLPIAALPGSLSPKNAITVPGGKISATKPFLPAFGALWNVTPHEQLFANIQENMRSFEAAGYGNATPWGVTSQEAFEDFKKHGKPETSWTYETGIRTNREVHFGPLTHFSGQLEYYHVHFSNRLLAVSTTQTNSSIVGSATILTNVGSVTTDGMDLSFTMKFGPHFSVYNALSYNRSVYNDNYNNGSSEVMTAGKRVAGVPDWTEKFVGSFEWGNFSAQITGDIIGKRPATFTNDLSAGSYMIYGLNAGYTFHNIPHVRDLRIQGNITNLTNEKGWSTLGTNQASGQYTAFPIAPRMFFITVQAGF comes from the coding sequence GTGCGCAAAATCGCTTTTTCATGTTGTTGGCTTACGCTTTCCTCTCTTCTTCCCGGCATTGCTTTAGGGGCAACGCCTAGCCTTGAAAAAGCGCAGACAGAGACAACAAAAGCAGACTCAGTCCCCGAAGTAACGAATAAAACAACAAATGGGAAAGAGGCCGATAAAGGGGCTGACCTTGTTGTTACCGCACGGCAGACCCATTCCGAGCAAAGCGTCAGCCATGTTGAAATACAGCGTCTTCTTCCCGGCTTAAATCCGGTAAAAGCCATTGCTATTTTACCAGGGGTTGTTTTCACCAATGCTGATCCATGGGGAAATAATGAACAGAATTCCTCCCTTTTTATTCATGGATTCAGCAAAAACCAACTTGGTTACACAATGGATGGAGTGCCGTTAGGTGACCAGGATTATGGCAATTACAATGGCTTATCACCCCAGCGGGCAATGATTAGTGAAAACACAAAATCTGCCTCACTTTCATCCGGTGCGGGCGCGCTTGGGACGGCCTCAACCAGCAATCTTGGCGGTACTTTAGAATTTCTAACCAGCGATCCCCTCTCACGGGCAGGCGGACAGATAAGCCAAACTTTTGGCAGTTATTCCACCTATCGAACCTTTGCGCGTATCGACACTGGCGAATTTGGAGACGGGAACAAAGCCTATGTGTCATGGGCAAGACAAGATGCCAAAGCATGGGATTTTAACGGGCATCAAGGGGGCAATCAGGTCAATGCCAAATTCATTCACCAAGATGATAGTAACAAGCTGACCCTCTATTTCGATTGGTCAAAAAAGATCGAACCCAATGAAGATGGCGTTGTTATGCCTAGTTCGATTTATGTCCGGCCATCCATGTATCCCGATTTTAATTATGCCCAAAATTATCTTTCAGCGAGTGGAGCAACGCCTGCTGCCGCTGGATTGAATTATCGAAATTATTATTCTGATGCCCAACGCGAAGATTTCTTGGGCTATATAAAATTCACTCATGATTTCAGCGATAATGTTTCATGGGATAATCAATTCTATTATCATCATAACGCTGGTGTCGGTGTCGTCGCAGGCCCCATTCAAGCCGCCGGACTTCCCGCCTTATTCGAAGCCTATTTCCCCGGACAAAATTTAAAATCTGTTTTTGGTAATTCGGGTTATGCGACACGGACAACCGAATATCTCGATAATCGAGGCGGCTTAATGTCCACCTTGCATTATAAAACGGGTAAACATTCTATCGAAGTCGGCGGTTGGTATGAACGTAATGACAATACCCAAGCCCGAAACTGGTATGCGCTCGATGTTAATTCTCCCTCAACCCCCTATCAAAGACCGAAAAACCCGCTTATCCGACAATATAAAAACGCTTTTTATACAGACACTTTTGTAACCCATCTTCAGGATACATGGCGAATAACCCATAATCTGACCTTACAGGCCGGTTTTAAATCTGAATTAGTCTATACCGATGGGAAATTACCGATTGCCGCCCTCCCCGGCTCTCTTTCTCCCAAAAACGCGATTACTGTTCCGGGTGGTAAAATTTCAGCGACCAAACCCTTCCTTCCAGCCTTTGGCGCGTTATGGAATGTCACGCCTCACGAACAGCTTTTTGCCAATATTCAAGAAAATATGCGTAGTTTTGAAGCTGCAGGCTATGGCAATGCTACACCTTGGGGCGTTACCAGTCAGGAAGCCTTTGAAGACTTTAAAAAACACGGCAAGCCTGAAACCTCATGGACCTATGAAACGGGTATCCGCACCAACCGAGAGGTTCATTTCGGGCCCCTCACCCATTTCAGTGGACAGCTTGAATATTACCATGTCCATTTTTCCAATCGGCTCTTGGCCGTTTCAACCACCCAAACCAATTCTTCGATCGTCGGCAGCGCAACCATCCTGACCAATGTCGGTTCAGTGACGACAGATGGTATGGATTTGTCCTTCACGATGAAATTCGGGCCTCATTTCTCTGTCTATAATGCCCTTTCCTATAACCGTTCGGTCTATAACGATAACTACAATAACGGCAGTTCCGAAGTCATGACCGCAGGCAAACGCGTAGCCGGTGTTCCCGACTGGACAGAAAAATTCGTAGGCAGCTTTGAATGGGGTAATTTCTCGGCACAGATCACCGGCGATATTATCGGCAAACGTCCGGCCACCTTTACCAATGATTTATCCGCCGGTTCCTATATGATTTACGGCCTCAATGCGGGCTATACTTTCCATAATATTCCCCATGTCCGTGATTTACGTATCCAAGGCAATATTACTAACCTGACGAATGAAAAAGGCTGGTCAACCCTTGGAACCAATCAAGCCTCTGGCCAATATACTGCATTCCCTATTGCGCCCCGTATGTTCTTCATCACGGTTCAGGCCGGTTTCTAA
- a CDS encoding nuclear transport factor 2 family protein, whose protein sequence is MAQNSEQLVRQVFETLSDFNRPAEEMLAFFTEDYRQLVDGKELGLNDFLIHIKALRQKLKALEIDIQHIISNNDAAATVHIAHVTRASGEKSRIKVVAFYSFRDGKIAFVDELTHPLEGKEGDQALGSVQ, encoded by the coding sequence ATGGCACAGAATAGTGAGCAATTAGTTCGGCAGGTTTTTGAAACGCTTAGCGACTTCAACCGTCCGGCAGAAGAAATGCTGGCTTTTTTTACAGAAGATTATCGCCAACTTGTTGACGGCAAAGAATTAGGGCTTAATGATTTTCTTATTCATATCAAAGCCTTGCGCCAAAAATTAAAAGCACTCGAAATTGATATTCAGCATATCATCAGTAATAATGATGCGGCGGCAACCGTGCATATTGCCCATGTCACTCGGGCTTCTGGTGAGAAAAGCCGGATCAAAGTCGTCGCTTTTTACAGCTTTCGAGATGGAAAAATTGCCTTTGTTGACGAATTAACGCATCCGCTTGAAGGCAAAGAAGGGGATCAAGCGCTAGGCTCAGTTCAATAA